A portion of the Gigantopelta aegis isolate Gae_Host chromosome 10, Gae_host_genome, whole genome shotgun sequence genome contains these proteins:
- the LOC121383019 gene encoding peptidyl-prolyl cis-trans isomerase NIMA-interacting 1-like: MVDLPAGWEEKISRSSGKPYYVNSYTKESQWDLPTTPAEMSEKVQCLHLLVKHRDSRRPMNWKNEEITRSKEEALELLAGYRDQIESGAVTFEDLAKQHSDCSSAKRGGDLGPFCRGQMQKPFEDASFALEVNELSGPVITDSGVHIIKRIA, translated from the exons ATGGTAGATTTGCCCGCCGGTTGGGAAGAAAAGATCAGTCGCTCCTCGG GAAAGCCATATTACGTGAATAGTTACACGAAGGAAAGTCAGTGGGACCTACCAACAACTCCTGCAGAAATGAGTGAGAAAGTACAGTGTCTTCATCTGCTGGTTAAACATCGGGATTCCCGACGACCCATGAACTGGAAGAATGAGGAGATCACACGATCTAAAGAAGAAGCATTGGAACTCTTGGCAG gCTACAGAGATCAGATAGAATCCGGAGCTGTGACATTTGAAGATCTTGCTAAGCAGCACAGTGACTGTAGCTCGGCCAAACGTGGGGGTGACCTTGGGCCCTTTTGTAGAGGTCAGATGCAGAAACCTTTTGAAGATGCTTCGTTTGCTCTGGAGGTCAATGAACTGAGTGGGCCAGTAATAACTGATTCCGGCGTTCACATCATCAAGCGAATTGCCTGA
- the LOC121384451 gene encoding lactosylceramide 1,3-N-acetyl-beta-D-glucosaminyltransferase A-like: MLRFVAKRAFKELRRRWHYVVFLVVLAIFIYTLSTNIIYISKKQIQIHGSYDATPTSDGRKILNNSDATVYHGPLPYYYKYDINQIHTCNSSIGLLIFVFSAPYNKEYRDTIRTTWASKPFTVKFNAKVLFLFGMDPHEGNNSVVESENERHHDVVRANFVDSYENLTLKSLAMLNWVLTYCSSTKYLLKSDDDVYVNTPVLLDKMRRYESVLQKFLIGRIHPVERVPREGDIPKPEAKWIISRKEYSEDLYPAYLKGSAYAMTRAAVPDLYAASMEVHYIKIEDVFLTGLCANKAGITRIQMKCLRTTHPCKLRQHAISRDGLSAALMNYFHQYFQNSTILCKT, from the exons ATGCTaag ATTTGTTGCAAAACGGGCATTCAAAGAATTGCGAAGACGTTGGCACTATGTGGTATTTCTTGTGGTTTTAGCAATATTCATATATACGCTTTCCACGAACATAATATACATCTCCaagaaacaaatacaaatacatggaAGTTACGACGCCACGCCGACTTCAGATGGAAGGAAAATACTTAATAATTCTGATGCGACCGTTTATCACGGACCGCTTCCATATTACTACAAGTACGATATTAATcaaatacacacatgtaacagTTCCATCGGACTTCTGATATTTGTGTTTAGCGCCCCTTACAACAAGGAGTACAGAGATACTATCAGGACAACGTGGGCATCTAAACCTTTCACTGTCAAATTTAATGCCAAGGTTCTCTTTTTGTTTGGGATGGATCCACACGAAGGAAACAACAGTGTGGTGGAGTCTGAAAACGAGCGACATCACGATGTGGTTCGAGCAAACTTTGTGGACAGTTACGAAAACCTGACGCTGAAGAGTTTAGCCATGTTGAACTGGGTGTTGACGTACTGCTCCAGCACCAAGTATCTGTTAAAATCTGACGATGATGTGTATGTTAATACCCCTGTCCTCCTCGATAAGATGAGAAGATACGAATCTGTGCTACAAAAGTTCCTGATAGGACGAATCCATCCTGTAGAACGGGTACCTCGAGAAGGCGACATTCCAAAACCGGAGGCAAAATGGATTATCTCCAGAAAGGAATACAGTGAAGATCTTTATCCCGCATATCTGAAGGGTAGcgcatatgcaatgactcgCGCAGCAGTACCAGACTTGTATGCGGCCAGCATGGAAGTACACTATATCAAAATAGAAGATGTTTTTCTCACTGGTCTGTGTGCTAACAAGGCGGGTATTACTCGGATTCAGATGAAATGCTTGCGGACAACACATCCATGTAAATTGAGACAACATGCTATCAGTAGAGACGGTCTGTCAGCCGCGCTGATGAACTATTTTCATCAGTATTTCCAAAATAGTACTATTCTTTGCAAAACATGA